The following are encoded in a window of Bradyrhizobium guangdongense genomic DNA:
- a CDS encoding GNAT family N-acetyltransferase, which yields MSIEIDILNGDASWRIAEPLHQAVWGPDMIAGKPWAHVKWANADLRVLIETPEDGLVCHVGIYFRTITWNGQKLHVGGIGGVCTREDRRNRGYATMAIDAAVHTMRANEAVRFAILFCEPHNFAFYQSRSWLPFNGEVYCEQPEGRIRFDYMAPYVFNVVRAPTLGTIDLCGLPW from the coding sequence ATGAGCATCGAGATCGACATCCTCAACGGCGACGCCTCGTGGCGGATCGCTGAGCCGCTCCATCAGGCGGTCTGGGGCCCGGACATGATCGCGGGCAAGCCGTGGGCTCACGTCAAATGGGCCAATGCCGATCTGCGCGTGCTGATCGAGACGCCGGAGGATGGCCTCGTCTGCCATGTCGGCATCTATTTTCGCACCATCACCTGGAATGGACAGAAGCTGCATGTCGGCGGCATCGGCGGCGTCTGCACGCGCGAAGACCGCCGCAATCGCGGCTATGCGACCATGGCGATCGACGCCGCCGTGCACACGATGCGCGCCAACGAGGCGGTTCGCTTTGCGATCCTGTTCTGCGAGCCGCACAATTTCGCGTTCTACCAGAGCCGCAGCTGGCTGCCCTTCAATGGCGAAGTCTATTGCGAGCAGCCGGAGGGGCGGATTCGCTTCGATTACATGGCGCCTTACGTCTTCAACGTCGTCCGTGCGCCGACGCTCGGCACCATCGATCTGTGCGGTCTGCCGTGGTGA
- a CDS encoding DUF3551 domain-containing protein: protein MRLSLLTLTAIATLFVAADAGAQTYDPRYPVCMHVYTPGGFTGGGGDYFDCSFTSLPQCRATASGRAASCDLNPYYAFDQPPVPAKRHKKVH, encoded by the coding sequence ATGCGTTTGTCTCTCCTGACCCTTACCGCGATTGCCACGCTGTTCGTCGCGGCAGATGCCGGCGCGCAGACTTATGATCCGCGCTATCCGGTCTGCATGCATGTCTACACGCCCGGCGGTTTCACCGGCGGTGGCGGCGATTATTTCGACTGCTCCTTCACCTCGCTGCCGCAGTGCCGCGCCACCGCTTCGGGCCGCGCCGCGAGCTGCGATCTCAATCCCTACTATGCTTTCGATCAGCCGCCCGTGCCGGCCAAACGTCACAAGAAAGTGCACTGA
- a CDS encoding DUF3551 domain-containing protein, whose translation MKITRLTFGLIVTAGAWLAAAPSQAQTFDPSYPVCMHVYTGASGGGGEWYDCSFTSLPQCRATADGQAATCDLNPYYPVNLPPPRPRHRRSR comes from the coding sequence ATGAAGATCACGCGCTTGACCTTCGGCCTGATCGTGACGGCCGGTGCATGGCTTGCAGCCGCTCCGTCGCAGGCCCAGACATTTGACCCAAGCTATCCCGTTTGCATGCACGTCTATACCGGCGCGAGCGGCGGCGGCGGGGAGTGGTATGACTGCTCCTTCACATCGCTGCCGCAGTGCCGTGCGACGGCTGACGGTCAGGCCGCAACCTGCGACCTCAATCCTTATTACCCGGTCAACCTGCCGCCACCGCGCCCCCGCCATCGGCGAAGCCGCTAA
- a CDS encoding DUF3095 domain-containing protein: MTPDDSFYGSIPVFRGFTSLMDPVLYSPLPDDWSIGVADIVDSTKAIAAQRYKAVNMAGAAVIAAVTNALEGREFPFVFGGDGASFAVAPGDLDAAREALAATATWVREDLDLKMRVALVPVSAIRAQGQDVRVARFGPSANLSYAMFSGGGLAYADAAMKRGEFAVAEAPSGAQPDLSGLSCRFEVMPASRGLILSVLVMPAAGADPLAFRKVIEDIIHLLERSPDAGRPVPPQGPPLKWPPQGLDYEARTRRDGPLLMRRAGVLAYTFFVYLLMRFDIKVGGFLPKVYKRQVVENSDFRKYDDGLRMILDCTPELESALSDRLAGAARDGIVRYGLYRQDAAMMTCFTPSALRSDHVHFIDGARGGYAAAATALKAMVAGR, encoded by the coding sequence ATGACACCAGACGATTCCTTCTACGGCAGCATCCCCGTCTTCCGCGGCTTCACCAGCCTGATGGATCCGGTGCTCTATTCACCGCTGCCTGATGATTGGTCCATCGGCGTCGCCGACATCGTCGATTCCACCAAGGCGATCGCGGCGCAGCGCTACAAGGCGGTGAACATGGCCGGCGCCGCCGTCATCGCGGCGGTGACGAATGCGCTGGAGGGACGCGAATTTCCCTTCGTGTTCGGCGGCGACGGCGCGAGCTTTGCGGTCGCGCCTGGCGATCTCGACGCTGCCCGCGAAGCGCTTGCCGCGACTGCGACATGGGTGCGGGAGGATCTCGATCTGAAAATGCGCGTGGCGCTGGTGCCTGTCAGCGCCATCCGTGCGCAGGGGCAGGACGTGCGCGTCGCGCGCTTCGGCCCATCGGCCAATCTGTCCTATGCGATGTTCTCCGGCGGCGGGCTCGCCTACGCCGATGCCGCAATGAAGCGCGGCGAATTCGCCGTTGCCGAGGCGCCGTCGGGGGCGCAGCCCGATCTCTCGGGCCTGTCCTGCCGCTTCGAGGTGATGCCGGCCTCGCGCGGACTGATCCTGTCGGTGCTGGTGATGCCGGCCGCCGGCGCCGATCCGCTCGCGTTCCGCAAGGTCATCGAGGACATCATCCACCTCCTCGAGCGCAGCCCGGATGCGGGGCGGCCCGTGCCGCCGCAGGGGCCGCCGCTGAAATGGCCGCCCCAGGGATTGGATTACGAAGCCCGCACCAGGCGCGACGGTCCGCTGCTCATGCGTCGCGCCGGTGTGCTGGCCTATACGTTCTTCGTCTATCTGCTGATGCGCTTCGACATCAAGGTCGGAGGCTTCCTGCCAAAAGTCTACAAGCGCCAGGTGGTCGAGAACTCCGACTTCCGCAAGTATGACGACGGCCTGCGCATGATTCTCGACTGCACGCCGGAGCTCGAGAGCGCCTTGAGCGATCGTCTGGCGGGCGCTGCCCGCGACGGCATCGTCCGCTACGGGCTTTATCGGCAGGATGCCGCGATGATGACCTGCTTCACGCCTTCGGCGCTGCGCAGCGACCACGTGCACTTCATCGATGGCGCGCGCGGCGGGTACGCCGCGGCGGCGACCGCCTTGAAGGCGATGGTGGCCGGGCGTTAG
- a CDS encoding superoxide dismutase — protein MTFTLPPLPYAYDALGQFMSKETLEFHHDKHHQAYVTNGNNALKGTEWEGKSLEEIVKGSFGKNPAVFNNAGQHYNHIHFWSWMKPNGGGTKLPGKLEKKINEDLGGFEKFKTDFQAAGVGQFGSGWCWLQVKNGKLEISKTPNGENPLVHDATPILGCDVWEHSYYIDYRNRRPDYLKAFVENLVNWEYVESLFEKA, from the coding sequence ATGACCTTTACGCTGCCCCCACTCCCTTACGCCTATGATGCCCTCGGCCAGTTCATGTCGAAGGAAACCCTGGAATTCCATCACGACAAGCATCATCAGGCTTACGTCACCAACGGCAACAACGCGCTCAAGGGCACCGAATGGGAAGGCAAGTCCCTTGAGGAGATCGTCAAGGGCTCGTTCGGCAAGAACCCCGCCGTGTTCAACAATGCCGGCCAGCACTACAACCACATCCATTTCTGGAGCTGGATGAAGCCCAATGGCGGCGGCACCAAGCTGCCGGGCAAGCTCGAGAAGAAGATCAACGAGGACCTCGGCGGCTTCGAGAAGTTCAAGACCGATTTCCAGGCGGCCGGCGTCGGTCAGTTCGGCTCCGGCTGGTGCTGGCTCCAGGTCAAGAACGGCAAGCTCGAGATCTCCAAGACCCCCAACGGCGAGAATCCGCTGGTGCACGACGCCACCCCGATCCTCGGCTGCGACGTCTGGGAGCACTCCTACTACATCGACTATCGCAACCGCCGTCCCGACTATCTCAAGGCGTTCGTCGAGAACCTCGTGAACTGGGAATACGTCGAGTCCCTGTTCGAGAAGGCCTGA
- a CDS encoding DUF2147 domain-containing protein yields MFKRFAIFKRFSIVSVLLAALSGTTAAHAQSADASGTWLTQAGDARVKISKCSGGICGVIVWLKQPYDTATGQPATDSKNPNPALAKRPMIGLPLFSGMQPAGPNKWSGQIYNADDGSTYASNVTVTGAETLRVEGCVGALCGGETWTRARH; encoded by the coding sequence ATGTTCAAACGATTCGCCATTTTCAAACGATTCAGCATTGTGTCCGTCCTCCTGGCCGCGCTGTCCGGCACGACGGCCGCGCATGCGCAGAGCGCTGACGCCAGCGGGACCTGGCTGACCCAGGCTGGCGATGCGCGCGTCAAGATCAGCAAATGCAGCGGCGGCATCTGCGGCGTCATCGTCTGGTTGAAGCAGCCCTACGACACCGCGACCGGCCAGCCGGCGACCGACAGCAAGAATCCCAATCCCGCGCTCGCCAAGCGTCCGATGATCGGCTTGCCGCTGTTCTCCGGCATGCAGCCTGCGGGCCCGAACAAATGGTCCGGCCAGATCTACAACGCCGATGACGGCAGCACCTATGCGAGCAACGTCACGGTGACGGGCGCCGAGACGCTGCGGGTCGAAGGCTGCGTCGGCGCGCTCTGCGGCGGCGAAACCTGGACGCGCGCGAGACACTAA
- a CDS encoding long-chain-acyl-CoA synthetase gives MNRMTIGVIEQPQAARAPSASKIWLKAIELTARIETLPGRLFADVIEDWARRQPDRLALVMDDATLDYEGLSKRIRRYARWARSVGLAKGDTVGLIMPNGLDYVAAWLGISRIGGVVALINTKLVGKSLAHCLDVAKPSHIIVAHELAATLESARPHLKTEAKVWTHGDARSERAIDVALAALDDGPLSPDEHGDVTIDDRALLIYTSGTTGLPKAASISHRRILNWGFWFAGLTGATPQDRLYDCLPLFHSVGGVVAPCSMLAAGGAVVIAGKFSASNFWSDIVRHDCTLFQYIGELCRYLLKAPPSEYENRHQLRLACGNGLRGDIWKDFQARFAIPRILEFYAATEGNFSLFNVEGQPGAIGRVPPLLAHRFPAGLVKLDPDSGAPLRNDEGFCIPCARGEAGEAIGRIGRADEGGGRFEGYTDAGETERKILRDVFAKGDAWFRTGDLMQLDDKGFFHFVDRIGDTFRWKGENVATSEVNDAVRDFTGVVDATTYGVSVPGTDGRAGMSAIVVNEGFEIAGLPAHLARRLPAYAHPIFIRISRELDATETFKQKKGELAREGFDPAVVTDPLFMLEPKSGAYAALDSGTFARIADGTIRL, from the coding sequence ATGAACCGCATGACCATCGGCGTCATCGAGCAACCCCAAGCCGCGCGCGCACCCTCGGCCTCGAAAATCTGGCTGAAGGCGATCGAATTGACCGCGCGGATCGAGACGCTGCCGGGCCGTCTGTTCGCCGACGTGATCGAGGATTGGGCACGACGCCAGCCCGACCGCCTCGCGCTGGTGATGGATGACGCAACACTCGACTACGAGGGCTTGTCGAAGCGCATCCGCCGCTATGCGCGCTGGGCGCGCTCGGTCGGCCTCGCCAAAGGCGATACCGTCGGCCTGATCATGCCGAACGGCCTGGACTATGTCGCAGCCTGGCTCGGCATCAGCCGCATCGGCGGCGTGGTGGCGTTGATCAATACCAAGCTCGTCGGCAAATCTCTCGCGCATTGTCTCGACGTCGCCAAGCCCTCGCATATCATCGTTGCGCATGAGCTCGCGGCGACGCTGGAGAGCGCAAGGCCGCATCTGAAGACGGAAGCCAAGGTCTGGACTCATGGCGATGCCCGCAGCGAGCGCGCAATCGATGTTGCATTGGCCGCGCTTGATGACGGACCGCTGTCGCCGGACGAGCATGGCGACGTCACCATCGATGATCGCGCGCTGCTGATCTATACCTCGGGTACGACCGGCCTGCCCAAGGCTGCCAGCATCAGCCATCGCCGCATCCTGAACTGGGGGTTCTGGTTCGCCGGCCTTACCGGCGCGACGCCGCAGGATCGGCTGTATGATTGCCTGCCGCTGTTCCACTCGGTCGGCGGCGTCGTTGCCCCGTGCAGCATGCTGGCCGCCGGCGGCGCGGTGGTGATCGCGGGAAAATTCTCGGCCTCGAACTTCTGGTCCGACATCGTGCGCCACGATTGCACGCTGTTCCAGTATATCGGCGAGCTATGCCGCTATCTGCTCAAGGCGCCGCCGTCGGAATACGAGAACCGCCACCAGCTGCGGCTCGCGTGCGGCAACGGTCTGCGCGGCGACATCTGGAAAGACTTTCAGGCGCGCTTCGCCATTCCCCGCATCCTCGAATTCTATGCCGCGACCGAAGGCAATTTCTCGCTGTTCAACGTCGAGGGCCAGCCAGGCGCGATCGGCCGCGTCCCGCCGCTGCTTGCGCATCGCTTTCCTGCGGGCCTCGTCAAGCTCGATCCCGACAGCGGCGCGCCGCTGCGCAATGACGAGGGTTTTTGCATCCCCTGCGCCCGCGGCGAGGCGGGTGAGGCCATCGGCCGCATCGGCAGGGCGGACGAGGGCGGCGGCCGCTTCGAGGGCTATACCGACGCCGGCGAGACGGAGAGGAAGATCCTGCGCGATGTCTTCGCCAAGGGCGATGCCTGGTTCCGCACCGGCGATCTGATGCAGCTCGACGACAAGGGCTTCTTCCATTTCGTCGATCGCATCGGCGATACGTTCCGCTGGAAGGGCGAGAACGTCGCGACGTCGGAGGTCAACGACGCCGTGCGCGATTTCACCGGTGTGGTCGATGCCACCACCTATGGTGTCAGCGTCCCCGGCACTGATGGCCGCGCCGGCATGAGTGCCATCGTCGTCAACGAAGGGTTCGAGATCGCGGGGCTGCCCGCGCATCTCGCGCGACGCCTGCCGGCCTATGCCCATCCGATCTTCATCCGCATCTCGCGCGAGCTGGATGCGACCGAGACGTTCAAGCAGAAGAAGGGCGAGCTCGCGCGGGAAGGTTTTGACCCGGCCGTGGTGACGGATCCGCTGTTCATGCTGGAGCCGAAATCGGGGGCCTATGCCGCACTCGATTCCGGGACATTCGCGCGGATCGCGGACGGCACGATCAGGCTGTAG
- a CDS encoding Bug family tripartite tricarboxylate transporter substrate binding protein, with translation MITRRHFLQTAACAAAALAAPRAFAIGNPSYPSRSVKWVVPYAPGGATDLLSRLICQRLSERLGQTFVVENKPGAGSNIGTQAVITSAPDGYTLLLTSTANAINASFDPALPYDFAKGIAPVAGVARIPLVLVVNNDLPVKSVADFIAYAKSNPGKMSIASSGIGTSLHLSGELFKSMAGVQFTHVPYRGSAPGLTDVMSGQIQGMFDNVTSSFELVRAGKLRALGITTRERSEILPDVPPIADTLPGYETSSFYGVGAPYDTPREIIDLLNREVDTALSDPGIKARIAELGAIPLHGNAGEFGGMLTAETERWRKVVELSGIKKE, from the coding sequence ATGATTACCAGGCGACATTTCCTTCAGACCGCAGCATGTGCCGCGGCGGCGCTCGCAGCGCCTCGCGCCTTTGCGATCGGCAACCCGTCCTATCCGTCGCGCAGCGTGAAATGGGTGGTGCCGTATGCGCCCGGTGGGGCCACCGACCTGCTGTCGCGGTTGATCTGCCAGCGCCTGTCCGAACGACTCGGGCAGACCTTCGTGGTCGAGAACAAGCCCGGCGCCGGCAGCAATATCGGCACGCAGGCGGTCATTACGTCCGCGCCGGACGGCTACACGCTGCTGCTGACCTCGACCGCAAATGCGATCAACGCCTCGTTCGATCCGGCGCTGCCCTATGACTTTGCCAAGGGCATCGCGCCGGTCGCCGGCGTCGCGCGGATTCCGCTGGTGCTGGTCGTCAACAACGATCTGCCGGTGAAGAGCGTCGCCGACTTCATCGCCTACGCCAAGTCCAATCCCGGCAAGATGTCGATCGCCTCTTCCGGCATCGGCACCTCGCTGCATCTCTCCGGCGAGCTGTTCAAATCGATGGCGGGCGTGCAGTTCACCCATGTGCCGTATCGCGGCTCTGCGCCGGGCCTCACCGACGTGATGAGCGGCCAGATCCAGGGCATGTTCGACAACGTCACTTCGTCCTTCGAGCTGGTGCGCGCCGGCAAGCTGCGCGCGCTCGGCATCACCACGCGCGAGCGCTCGGAGATCCTGCCTGATGTGCCGCCGATCGCGGACACGCTGCCCGGCTACGAGACATCCTCGTTCTACGGGGTCGGTGCGCCCTACGATACGCCGCGCGAGATCATCGATCTCCTCAATCGCGAGGTCGACACGGCCTTGTCAGATCCCGGGATCAAGGCGCGCATCGCAGAGCTCGGAGCGATCCCGCTGCACGGCAATGCCGGCGAGTTCGGCGGCATGCTCACTGCCGAAACCGAGCGCTGGCGCAAAGTGGTCGAGCTGTCCGGAATCAAGAAGGAATAG
- a CDS encoding acyl carrier protein, whose product MSVRSKVIEAIKQIAKEQHVTLPALSDDLSLHETGFDSLAFAILVARLEDETGVDPFTISEDAAFPATVGDFVRAYENVPA is encoded by the coding sequence ATGTCGGTACGGTCAAAGGTCATCGAAGCGATCAAGCAGATCGCCAAAGAGCAGCACGTCACGCTTCCCGCACTCTCGGATGATCTGTCGCTGCACGAGACGGGCTTCGATTCGCTCGCCTTCGCGATCCTGGTCGCGCGTCTCGAGGACGAGACCGGCGTCGACCCGTTTACCATTTCCGAGGACGCAGCGTTCCCCGCCACCGTGGGCGATTTCGTGCGGGCCTACGAAAATGTCCCCGCGTGA
- a CDS encoding class I adenylate-forming enzyme family protein, protein MSPREIFALRDHLGAELKGRTLSDAYDVLSLTDILSQTVLGGRLRELSGRAVLLKLSDQLRSGLAMIELDGIVRRMLLCPPDLNPAHLDALIADAGIDAVVTDEPDRWSGTGMSLVVTAQLPLQATAPARTERATEWLMLTSGTSGVPKIVGHTLEALTGAIVAEGPSKGPAPVWATFYDIRRYGGLQIFLRAILSGGSMVLSDPHEALADHVARLNARGVSHISGTPSHWRKLLMSGSAARFAPRYVRLSGEIADQAVLDGLKAAFPNSSVGHAYASTEAGVGFAVNDGLEGFPADYLGNRNGVEMKVVDGSLRIRSTRTAHAYIGRNAAALADDDGFVDSGDIVELRGDRYYFVGRRGGIINIGGLKVHPEEIEAAINRHPDVRMSRAKSRRSPITGGIVVADVVLADGTDQARAKEIRDQILEQCRAQLASHKVPAVIRFVEALDVTPAGKLARTDA, encoded by the coding sequence ATGTCCCCGCGTGAAATCTTTGCGCTCCGCGACCATCTCGGCGCGGAGCTGAAGGGCCGAACGCTGTCGGATGCGTACGATGTCCTGTCGCTCACCGACATCCTGTCGCAGACCGTGCTTGGCGGCCGCCTGCGCGAGCTGTCCGGTCGGGCCGTCCTGCTCAAGCTATCCGACCAGCTCAGGTCTGGCCTCGCCATGATCGAGCTCGACGGCATTGTCCGTCGCATGCTGCTGTGCCCGCCGGACCTCAATCCCGCGCATCTGGACGCGCTGATCGCGGATGCCGGGATCGATGCCGTCGTCACCGACGAGCCCGATCGTTGGTCTGGGACCGGCATGTCGCTGGTCGTCACCGCGCAATTGCCGCTTCAGGCCACCGCGCCCGCCAGGACCGAACGCGCGACCGAATGGCTGATGCTCACCTCGGGCACGTCGGGCGTGCCCAAGATCGTCGGCCATACGCTGGAGGCGCTCACCGGCGCCATCGTCGCCGAAGGCCCATCGAAGGGCCCTGCGCCGGTCTGGGCCACGTTCTATGACATCAGGCGCTATGGCGGCTTGCAGATCTTCCTCCGTGCCATCCTCTCCGGCGGCTCCATGGTGCTGTCGGACCCGCATGAGGCCCTTGCCGATCACGTCGCGCGGCTGAACGCGCGCGGTGTCTCCCACATCTCCGGTACGCCCTCGCACTGGCGCAAGCTGTTGATGAGCGGATCGGCCGCGCGGTTTGCCCCGCGCTATGTCCGTCTCTCCGGCGAGATCGCCGACCAGGCGGTGCTCGACGGCCTGAAGGCGGCATTCCCAAATTCCTCCGTCGGCCATGCCTATGCCTCGACCGAGGCCGGTGTCGGCTTCGCGGTCAATGACGGGCTGGAGGGTTTTCCGGCCGACTATCTCGGCAACCGCAATGGGGTCGAGATGAAGGTCGTCGACGGCTCGCTGCGGATTCGCTCGACGCGCACCGCGCATGCCTATATCGGCCGTAACGCGGCTGCGCTCGCCGATGACGATGGCTTCGTCGACAGCGGCGATATCGTCGAATTGCGCGGTGACCGCTACTATTTCGTCGGCCGTCGCGGCGGCATCATCAATATCGGCGGGCTGAAGGTCCACCCTGAAGAGATCGAGGCGGCGATCAACCGTCATCCTGATGTGCGGATGTCGCGAGCGAAATCGCGGCGCAGTCCGATCACCGGCGGCATCGTCGTCGCCGACGTCGTTCTCGCCGACGGCACCGACCAGGCGCGCGCGAAGGAGATCCGCGACCAGATCCTGGAGCAGTGCCGCGCCCAGCTCGCCTCTCACAAGGTGCCGGCGGTGATCCGCTTCGTCGAGGCGCTCGACGTCACCCCGGCCGGCAAATTGGCGCGCACCGATGCATAA
- a CDS encoding SDR family NAD(P)-dependent oxidoreductase: protein MHNVLVTGGSRGIGLAIGRRLAGAGFNVIAAARRESEELKAAIAVSDGRLHFRACDLAVIDAIPAFAKLVRDEFGPIYGLVNNAGLGTEGLLATMHNSEIEALVQLNVLSPIILTKYVARQMMADGAGRIINISSIIATTGYNGLSVYGATKAAATGFTRSLAREVGKLGITVNAIAPGFIDTELTNTLSEEGRKRIAGRSALRRLPETDDVARMVEYLLGEGGRNITGTVFTVDAGNTA, encoded by the coding sequence ATGCATAATGTTCTCGTCACCGGCGGCAGCCGCGGTATTGGCCTTGCGATCGGCAGGCGCCTCGCGGGCGCCGGCTTCAACGTGATTGCCGCGGCCCGGCGCGAGAGCGAGGAGCTCAAGGCGGCGATTGCCGTCTCCGACGGACGCCTGCATTTCCGCGCCTGCGATCTCGCCGTGATCGACGCGATCCCGGCTTTCGCGAAGCTCGTGCGCGACGAGTTCGGGCCGATCTACGGCCTCGTCAACAATGCAGGCCTCGGCACCGAAGGCCTGCTCGCGACCATGCACAATTCGGAGATCGAGGCACTGGTGCAGCTCAACGTGCTGTCGCCGATCATCCTCACCAAATATGTGGCGCGGCAGATGATGGCGGACGGCGCCGGCCGCATCATCAACATCTCCTCCATCATTGCGACCACCGGCTATAACGGGCTGTCCGTCTACGGCGCGACGAAGGCGGCCGCGACCGGCTTCACCCGTTCGCTCGCGCGCGAGGTCGGCAAGCTCGGCATCACCGTGAACGCGATCGCGCCTGGTTTCATCGACACCGAGCTGACGAACACTCTCTCCGAGGAGGGGCGCAAGCGCATCGCCGGTCGCAGCGCGCTGCGCCGTCTGCCGGAGACCGACGACGTCGCGCGCATGGTGGAATATCTGCTCGGCGAGGGCGGCCGCAACATCACCGGCACCGTGTTCACGGTCGACGCGGGGAATACGGCCTAA